ATTGCAAGACATCGGAGAAGGCAAAACTTTCAAAGACACCATAGATAAAGCAAAGAAAGTTACTATGTTTATCTATCAACATTCTGTTTTATTATCCATGTTCCGAAAGTTCACCGGTGATCAAGAGTTAACACGAGTGGGAGTTACAAGATTTGCTACTTGTTTTCTTACTTTGAAAAGGATGCATGAGTTAAAAACTCCCCTTCGAGAATTATTTGCTTCAAGAGATTGGGTGGAATCTACTTTTAACTAGTGATGGAAAGTTGgttgaaaagatcattttagGTGATGCTTACTTTTGGAAAGCAATAAGTCATTGCCTGAGTTGTGTAGTTCCCATATATAAGGTGTTAAGGCTCATGGATGGTGATGTGAAACCGGCAATGGGATATATATACGAAGCCATGGAACTTGCAAAAGAGCAGATAAAGAGCAACTTTAATGGTGTTAAGTCAAGGTATAAACCGATTTGGGAAAAGATCGACCAGAGATGGAATTTGCAAATTCACAGGCCACTTTATGCCGTAGGATACTATCTTAATCCTAGGTACTGATTGTTTTCCTTTTTTCACTCACATGTCTTCTAGTTTTATATCTATTAACCACTTAATATGTATTAATAGTTATCTTATTAAATTATAGTCTTCACTTTGAAAGAAACTTTAAAGCCGATCAGTATATCAAGCGCGCATTATTTGATTGTATAGAAAAGCTCTATGATAGACCCACTGTGATAAAAATTCATGAGCAACTTGCAAAGTTCCACGATAGCATTGGAATGTTTGGTAGTGTCGGGTGTATGGAAATGAGAAAGAGGATGCAACCTGCTAAATGGTGGGAGACTTACGGAGATGAATGTCCAGAACTTCAACAGTTAGCTATTCGTGTTTTAAGCCTCACATGTAGTGCAACTGATTGCGTGAGGAATTGGAGCACCTTTGATCATATACACTCAAAAAAGAGGAATCGCTTGGAGCAACAATGGTTAAATGCATTGGTCTTTGTCAAGTATAACATTAATCTCGAAACAAGActccaaaaaagaaaagaaagggggGAAACTTATGATCCGATTTGTTTGTCGGACATGGAGTCGGATGATGAGTGGATCACCGAGAAAGAAAATGTGTGTCTTCCGAAAGATATCTCATGGATGCATGTTCAAGAATTTTTTCAAGAGGATGAAGAAACAAGTtctaaaaagagaaaaagaggtAATTACTAATTAGTTGTCGCCTGTACATCAAAAATTCATTTATATTATCAGTTTCAAAAATACGTCAAATAATGACAATTATTACTTGTTTACAGGACCAAGAAACTTAAACAAAGTCTCAGTTGACAAGAACATAggaaaaaacaaaattgttgATGTCCATGATGAAGATGAGGATGGACTAGATGAAGATGGACTCCACGAGACAACCGTGATTTTAGATGAAGATGATAAGTACTTTGATTCCGACCCTTAGTTTTATGATGCTATCAAGTCTTTTGTCATTTACTTGATTACAAGATCGCTAGTTACATCATTTTGTATGGTAAATATGTAAGCTTGACCCTTTGTAGTGTAAATTTGGATTGCTAGTGTACGACCCACGCTTCCACCATTTTGCCACATCTGTATTTTCGACATTTTGTTTCTAAATTTGTTGCAACACAGGGACCTTGCATCAGACTCTGTCAAAAAGACAAGAACAATGGCAATGGAGTTTCTTAAAGGAGGTTCGGAAAACATAGGATTTGAAGCTTCATATATGACCAAAGAACTGAATCTGGAATCGGGGTTTCAGTTGTTAGCAATCAACTAATATCCATCTATTTCGGAGTTTGGTTGGGTTAGAGGGTTAATGCGACATACAGATCATGGCTTATTGACTCTGCTCTATGAAAATGGTGTTCTGGGTCTTGAAGTCCTTCATGCCAGAAAATAGGTTGGGGTATAGGTGGTTTCCTAAATGCGTTTTAAATACccaaattttcaatatttaaataaatgattcaGGATGTTTCATCCATTAACTATACAGTTTGGCATACTTCaaattttgacccgtttgaccTGTTAAAGCCAAGCTAATGCTAATCAACCGTTTCACGAGAATCAACTCATTAACATACAAATGGGTCGAAGTTGTTTACCTCTAACCTGAAACTAAATGAACAAATCGGTGGTTTAACAGAAAAATATAGTTAAATTCTGCGATGAATTTTTCTGAAGGTAAAGCAACAGCAGGTAAAAGAGTAAGCTCCATCGAACCATTGTAAAGGACGAGCGTAAAAGGATCACACTTGTGAATCCTAATGGAACATCGTTTGATACCATTCTTGGCCCGTCCTCGAGGCTTGTAGACGGAAAAAATCATCCTGCACTTTATCTCTTAATGAAGTATAGTGAATACCTGGAGAGCCAGATTAAAACTATTCTGGCAGGAAAGTGTGCCCTTGATGTAATTCGACTCCATTAGTAACGGTACAAGTTCATATGTATTTTGTAATTGTTTGTAATATGGTTTTTGAATATAAACTCACCCTAACAAATGCATCTTATTTTACGAATAATAGCTCCTTTAAATGCTATATAACCTTTTTACTAGACATGAGTGGTAATAAAAACGAGATTTGTATGAATAATAGCTCTCTTAAATTTAAATCCTATGTAATAACAATCATGGTGCATCAGTTGACACTATTGTTTGCCCATTGTCGAGGCTTGTAGACCATGGGAACTGTCTCTCTGGTTATCTTCTCATGATATATATTGGATATCTGAAGTTGCCTTTGAAAAAGTTCTCACGAACCACGTAGACCTTTGAGAACAATCTCCCTGGTCatcttttgataaaatatatCGTATATCTGAATTCTGAAGTTGGCAAGCTAACAATACAGTAACAGGAAAACATGCCTTTTAAAGAAGTTCAACTTCATGATGGCAAAAGTCATCACCAATTGTCACATGATAAAGTTTGATCACTATATGTCACGTAATTAAGTTTGGTTTTGCGTTGTTTTCCTTCATAAAACGGCCGTGGTATAAATCAACCCAGAAATGGGTTTTTTTAGCCAACACTCAACACCTATGCTAGTTTGATTAGAAAAAAACAAGCAGTTATGCAAAGTTATAGCATAAGTTCACTTTTTAATCTtagaaagttttatttttttcacacttaggCGAGGTACTATATACCAGTTACCAGCTCATACAACCATCACAATAtgcaatttaataaaaaaaaattacaaaaagcaTGTTACAGGAATATTGACATCTACAATGATGTGTATAATGTAACCTAAATATATACAAGGCAGGCCATAAGAAACTGAAGAAACTCATTGTTAGTGTACTCTGAAAAATCATAACTACATTACCATTTACATATACCTATGTGTAcacatacaaataaaaaaatcaccTCACATCATTGATATAAGGTTGCTAATCTTTCGAAGCTCATTTAAAGCTACCATGGCATTCTCTGAAAAGTTCTCTACAGGTTCTTTTTGAGCTGTTTCTTGCAGTAAAACAAATTCAATCACCTGGATTATAAGAGGATTTGAGAGTTAGATTTAGACAGCattaaaagtaaattacaaACAGCAAACTATAGATGGCAACTTTTAGCCCATTACTCATGAGTGAGTCAATTTGAAAGTAGTGTTACATCACAAATgggtcaaagaaaaaaaaatagcagATAGGGAGAAGGTAGAATGGATTGAAACTTACACCTTCTTAGACCATTTAAGGTAAATACTTAGATACCATTGTAATAGTATTGTTCTGTTAATTATAAATCATATTTTATATCTTTCCTATTTAGTAAGGGCAAAAAAACAGTGTTTACGGCTCAACCTAACACGATTCAGGCCGTTGTGACCAAGACTAAAAATGACCAGTTTTGACTAGTACGACATGTTATACGCAGAAAAGTAATACTAGACCAAAATTGAATAAAATGGAACACCTTTGTTTGCTAATGATATATGAAGACAAGTAATACCTTGACATTTTCGATCATTGATTGAGCAAGAGTTTTTAAAGAATACATATTATTCTGGTCATCTGCTTCTGGTTTGATATGCATATTATTCTGGTCATCTGCTTCTGGTTTGATATGCATATTATTCTGGTCATCTGCTTCTGGTTTGATAAACTCATCTATCGTGGAAGAAGATGGCACTACATTTTTGTGATCAAGTTCAGTCACTGAAGATCTACTTGGCTTAGATATATACCCACTTTTCTCTAATAAATCATCGGGCCCGTTTCTTGCAAACATCCATAACCACTGAAACTTTCCTGGTACAAGTGTTTTGTCTCTCAAATTTTCCACGGGATTCTCAGTAATCATTTCATTCTTTACCTCCGTACAAGACATAGCTTCAGGAGAAACAGAGACTGGTAAAGGTGAAGCAACTTCTTCGCTAGAACTATACGAGACAGATGCTACAATGAGGCTCAGGTCATTTCCATTAGATGAAGAATTGGAGGCCACACGGGTCCCCTCATTGTCTTTTCCAAGATAATTGTCATTAATAGGACGAGGATGTGGGTTTAACAGGTCAGAGAAAATGTAAGAGTTCTCTTCACTACCACCATCTACGCTTGAACAGGACCTCTTTTCAGAAACACCTCTCCCTACTAATTTCTCTTTTTCTAAAGGAACTGCATCATCCACCAAATTTCTCATAATAGGTGGTCTGGCAACCTTTGAGAGGAACCCGGCAGACCTGGTTCTTGATAAACGCATTTTGACTTTTTCTGACCAACCCTTTAAGCGATTTTGAACTTGCTTACTTAGGCTAGCTTCTTTTTGCTCTGTTTCTTTGTTTAAAACCCGCCATTTCTCTTCCCAGTAGCTCTCAGGCACCAACCGGTGAGGACTTCCGGGTGCAGTAAAATCAGATGAAAGACTACGACCTCTTGATTTTTTTGGATCAGAGGGTCCACCACCATGAATTGGTTCCACAATCGACTTAATAGCATCACTTGCGATATTCATCAATGATTTAGCTTTCTTCAATAGTTTCCTAAGATTTACATCCTCAGGAAAGTTCAACAGTTTTTGAAGGCATGAGGTAGCATTTTCAGTAGCAAGAAGGGAAGATCGTAGATGAAGTATCATTGAAACTGCAAGAGCAGAAATGAAGGCTCCCCTTGAAGAATTTAGGACCCTAAAGGTAACTTCAGATTCGTTATCAGAACTACCACTTAATCTATCATTATCAAGTGCAAAAATCTCATCCCAAACTATTAAAAGGCACTTAAGGGCAAACTCACGTCCAAAAAGAACACGTAACCAACGAAGAGCGAAGTACTGTGGTTCGACTCCTAGCTCAACAAGATGGGTGTATAGAGACAAATCAACAATGGAAAGCAAGTGGTATAATGCAGACGATGCTTCTATTACAGGCGGTAATCCATTATGCGGTGAAGGAGAGTGTGAAAAGAAACTAGCCATGGCAACAGCACCTCCATCCCCACTCATTAAAGCATCAAACATAGAATAAGCATCATGTTCCATAAACTTTTCAGATAAAACTATACCCAATTCACCCTCTGCCCCATAAGCATCACTAAAAGATATAATGGTTTGTATCTTCGGATCAAGGTCCTTGAAGTCATTAACCTTCACGTTATCAGTTTGAATATTATCTGAAACTTTTTCCAAATCAGATTCATTAAATGACAATCCGTCAAAATTGTCAGTGAAGTAATCTTGGTAGAGTCTCCGCACTTCAGAGAGACACTCTAAATCGGCCTGTAGTACAAACAGCAGTGGAGCCAAAAGTTCATGCATCCCTGAAACAAGGGCCAAACTAAAACTTGTCTAATCTTTGTAATGATGGCGTGATATACAATTAGTCTTTTGACGACTATGTGGTTAGAATATTGTTCAgaattaaacaataaaatacCTTGCCTGTAGCCATAGTTTGGATGTCTAATACACCAAAGCAACAAAACTCGTCTCAACACACCTTGACATCCAGGTGCCTGGAAGTAGCTACCATGTTCAGGGTACAAACGTGACAAATCCTGGTCAACCATTCTCTCTAACTCAGCTTTATGAAAAAAACGACCCCACATGCTTTCTGCATTAATATTATTACTATCAAGTTCGGCATCCTAATTTCCAGAGCCTAGAGGCAACATCAGTAATCTACAAGAATAATAGTTAGAAATATACCTGGGTTTTGTGATAGCGGATTGTCCATAACAAGATCACGAAACTTGCTTTCATCTTTGGAAATATGAGGATTAATTAAAAGTCTCCTCCTTAAAGCAGCATAACTGGAAATGGCAAcatttaattaaaagtaaaacacaacATTAAAAATCATGTATTACTTCTATAAATATCTAAAAGACCGGAGAAACATGATAGATATCTAAATGGTAAGATCAAAAGCATAGTTACCTCCAGGAAATTTAATATGATACAACATAGTGTTAAAGTTACTGGCAAATCTTGAAACTATGTTtgaataaaataactaaaaatctgtACGCCACAAAAAATTTTGTCTACTATAATATATACCATTTATCTTGTAAAACCCTCCCAATTGTACAACAAATGACTTCCAATTAATGATCAGAAATGTCAAGCCATTGAATCATCAAACTATCAAATCACAACTTTCCATCTTGTATCCTTGTAACCAAATACCcccttatatttttttaggCTAAGTCCACCAAAATGCATCCAACTTGTCACGTTTTTCTATTGTGTCCCACTTATATGACTATCGCATTGGTAAAAAAATACCGGCTAATAGTCGATCTAAAGGTAAGCacatacatacaacaacaaaaatatcGGTCACATAATAAAGAGGAAACATGATACATACAAAAGCAATGACTTAAATATTCTATACATACAATAGTCAAGTCAATAGACACTTTGGAagttgaacattttttttttttttgcatctacacttttttttcaacatcctatataaatacatacaattCCGTACACTTCTGTCGCAACATTGCCTAAACACAAAAAGATGAAACTAATTCATCTAAAGCATTATAAACCTAAATATCTTTAGTCCAAATGTCTTCCCTACTCTTAAGGTAGCCATAGCCAGCGGACCCAGCAGACAGGTATATCGTCCTATCATGTTCTCGACAGACaggtataaacactttaccCTTTTACGGCGTTTACATCTtcgtggccggaggtccttatggaagcagtctctctacctttgggtagaggtaagactgtctacaactCACCTCCCCAATACCACCACTCAGGGATTGcgtacagttgttgttgttgttgtctaTGACTatatggctatatatatatataatatatatatatgtgtgtgtgtgtgtgtgacataatataacaaaaaatcacCAATATTAACTAAAAACTCTATAACTGATATACCTTCTACGAGAATTGGCAGTTACGCGTCGAAAATGATCAACAGATGAAGCTAAAGAAGAACAAGGTAAAATCCCCAGATGTATACGCCATTGAACACCTCTCAGATCACCAAAACCACCGGTATCACCTTTTCCCGGTGATAGCTCACCGGACGATGATGATTCCGGCATTGTGTTGTGCGTTGGCTCGACCGGAGCCGAAGGTgacattattataatttagaaagaaatcatttttttttttaacaaaaccctAGAATTcttgatcaaaatcaaaatatacgaatttaattattattaaaaattagaaatttttatGAGACTGAAAATGTTGGATGGGATTGAACAGAATAAATTGTGAATTGAAAGAATGAATCCTCAAGGATCTGGAAAACGAATAAAATCATATAGGATTGCTTGATTAATATACGAcgtaaataaaatgatattgatattaaatttttttgacaaaAGGGAAACGAGAATTGACAAGGAAAGgaattctatatctatatctacacttctatatatttttattttatctttatttatatctatacttctatctATACTTCTGCACTatatttttactatatattataaaacaaatccatttttcaacttttaacattcaatttcaagaaatatacatctatatctatatctatactatattataaagcagatttttcataaattttcaacattaaacttaaaattttcaatattaattttaaatactttcctaaaatatctctcctatctattctatatttatctaaaataactataatactctttctctctcttcaaatctaaaccaattatcttttttctctcttctccataaatcatttattcctccaattcattcaaaatcttttatctcaaaaactgtacatcgataaattataaaaattgtatgggtgttcttaaaatttcatgccatttcaatagagatgtcattcgatatactttcgacaaatttttaaatccgaatgCGGaccccgtacggctaaggcatttgactatcatactctatgacatattaactcctataacctatcatactatatgacctaggtatcaccccaccatctcaccgccgcaacgcgcgggtacttgctctcgttataattataaagcaaatccatttttcaactttcaatattcaatttcaacaatatacatctatatctatatctatgtctatactatatatctatactatattataaagcaaattcacttttcaactttcaacatgcaattcaacaatatacatatattaatgtataatgtaccatacatcaatgcatacaactttctctcttctccataaatcattttattcctctaattatttcaaaatcttttatctcaaaaaccgtacatcgataaattataaaaattatatgggtattcttaaaatttcatgctctttcattagagatgtcattcgatatactttcgacgaatttttaaatccgagtgtggagcccgtacgactaaggtatttgactatgacactctatgacatatggTTTCCTATGACccatcacactttatgacctatcaccctcatcattttaccgccgcaacgcgcgggtacttgctctcgtatattataaagcaaatccacttttcaactttcaacattgaatttcaacaatatacataagataatgcatgatgtaccatacatcaatgcatacaactttttctctcttccataaatcattttattccattAATTCtttgaaaatcttttatctcaaaaaccgtacatcgataaattataaaaactatataggtgctcttaaaatttcatgctctttcattagagatgtcattcgatatactttcggcGGTTTTTTAAATCCAgggacggagcccgtacgactaagacatttagctatgacactctatgacatatcacctcctatgatctatcatactctatgacctatcaccttcgTCATTTTACCGTTGCGCAGTTGCTCTcgtatatactaaaaaccaatcaaaactctcaattttgctaatttttcaaattaaacatGTAATTTAATTCAATTACTTAAGTTTTGTCGATCTAATTCAATTGATTCAATTTCATCcgtatttatataattattaaaacaatagttaaccgaGGTTTTTGAAAGCCTTTCTTATCCTAAGCTATGTTAAAACATTGACATGTAGGATTTTAGCCTACGtgttatctttatatatattctcattttttaattttttatttttttgacaaaaaaGACACACACGGACCTTGAAGCCCACCCGTTTAACCCGTTTCACCAACCCCATCTATCCTTCTTAGTTCTATCTTTTTCTTCCAACACCATTCATGccctattttttctttttttttacatgaaCAGAAGATGTAAAATTGTAAATGTCTTTCAATCCCAATCCCTAATCCATCTTATATGCttcactgatgaaagaaaatctATAAATTGATTTCATACATTGACGAATATCAGAGTGGTGTTCCTGTATTGTTTCATTGCTTCTGTTGTTTCAAttattacaaattttttttagtaataagTCCGAAGGTAAATTCACTTATTAATCAACCTCATTTTAGTtcatattttaaagtttagtcatatatttattatagatATTGATATTTGGAAGTTTAATCTATTGTTAATGTTAGTTGTTACTATATGAacgtttattgttttaatgGATCATGATTTGTAAAGAGTTTAATGTGCTCTTCTAATTGGTTTCTTTTTCAATAACATGATCAGGAGATGCGTCAATTGATTTCCTAtgtgattaaaaaaacattttaattgaATATAAATTTAGTGTTCAATGTTCATATTATTTGGGTGTAGCGGTATGTTATCTACTTAGAGTCTAGGTATATAATGTCTTTGTACATGATTGAAAGAATGCACATCTTATTATAGATTGGTATAGTATGCAGGTTCTCGAAACGAGTTCTTAGTTTTAAATGAAAGGAGTGATGGCGTTTTTTATTCTACttagttttcttattttgattGTGATATAATATGTATTCAGTTTGAAGCGATTTCACTAGAAAGAGATGGGTGACCTTGATCGAGTGAACTAAAGAGACATTTTTAGGTGCTTTATGATCCGATTTTAATACAATTGAAGCTATTCATATCCATCTTTAGATACGGGTGTTTAACTTCTATTTGTTGGAATGGTAAAGGTTATACTTATCTTCTATTTGTGTTTTGATTTGTAAAATTCTATTTTATAATACGGGTGTAGATACGGGTGATCTGCATATAAAGGTTATACTTAATGTTCAACAATACTTATGTCAAATTTAAAGGTAGCACCTCTATTTTTCTTCTTACTATGTAAATTACTCGCTTCTTAATTTACAGGCCCTGAGAATCTTAATGATAGTCATTTTTGTTCTTCTCAACAAAAgctattaaattaattatttaattattcagCCACGATGCTTGCCAAGAATTTTAGTCCACTAGCGGTTAGTTCGTCTTAGGTCTTACCCTTTCCTTCGACTGATCTTGTGTAGAGAGTTTTGCTTGTAGTCTCATTCAACGTCACTTACAGCCAAATACAGAAGTTAAAAGTGATCTGATCACTTCGGCTACAAAACCCAAAATGTTCGTTAATTATCAAAAATTCAGATTGCACTTTGGATGTGACCTCGTCTCTTAATTACTACTGTATATACTTATTTATCATAACCTGTTAGTGATATACTAATACAGTATAAATCCAACTCGGGCATTTGTACTATTGCAAAAAGGCAGGTTGGGTAATTGGTAAGAGTGGGTAGTTGTTTAGGATGATAAGTTGGTTTGTCTAGATTTTAGAATTGCACCTGTATCTTTCGTTTAGCCAGTTCCAAGAGTCATGACATTGTTACTCCACTTggtatagtatatattaatactAACATGTAATTTTGTGTGGGTTTTTGACTTTAGAGTTTAGACGATACTGATAGATTAGTTGATCTAGAATTTGAACAAGACATATGAGAAGTATTCCATCATTTTTCTAGCTCAGATGCAGATTCTTCAGTTTTCATCCAGGATTTTGCTCGAAGTGCTTTGGTCAAACCCATCAAAGTCTATGTGGGTCGAGCAAGAAGCAGCAAATTTTGATGTTATTGACTATATATTCATATGTTATCTTATACGTACTCAAGTAATAATGGAATGAGATTCATTTTTTTCTACCAAAATGGTTAAATTGTGTTACTTTGTATACTGTTTTATGTTtcactatttttttatatttaaattaatgttctccatttgttgtctttttattttatcaacatTTTTAGACATTCAATAACTATAGtgtttatacatattttatcattatgtttcatttactaatttttttaaaccaaagTAGTTTGGAATTTTCTTTTTCCTAAacataaaaattgtaaacattTGCAAAGTCGCACTATTAAACTAcacaaaacaatttttaaaatgtcgcgcatcgcgcgggtcaaaaaccaattaagttatataaggattctaattctaaaaaaatatagaatacTGCCGACCTATTTTTAATAACCCCatcaacattaattaattaactataattatatttatatattatacgtgtctatttagtttattaatacATTAAACTCAATAAATATCATGACTAACGAAAATAAAGTAACTATTTTGCAAAATATCAATGAGAATTCGATCGATTACCTCatcaaagttaagatattgCATCTTTGGAAGTGTTTATTTCAAAGAAATCCCA
The sequence above is drawn from the Erigeron canadensis isolate Cc75 chromosome 4, C_canadensis_v1, whole genome shotgun sequence genome and encodes:
- the LOC122595077 gene encoding uncharacterized protein LOC122595077 yields the protein MDGDVKPAMGYIYEAMELAKEQIKSNFNGVKSRYKPIWEKIDQRWNLQIHRPLYAVGYYLNPSLHFERNFKADQYIKRALFDCIEKLYDRPTVIKIHEQLAKFHDSIGMFGSVGCMEMRKRMQPAKWWETYGDECPELQQLAIRVLSLTCSATDCVRNWSTFDHIHSKKRNRLEQQWLNALVFVKYNINLETRLQKRKERGETYDPICLSDMESDDEWITEKENVCLPKDISWMHVQEFFQEDEETSSKKRKRGPRNLNKVSVDKNIGKNKIVDVHDEDEDGLDEDGLHETTVILDEDDKYFDSDP
- the LOC122595076 gene encoding TBC1 domain family member 5-like isoform X2; translation: MSPSAPVEPTHNTMPESSSSGELSPGKGDTGGFGDLRGVQWRIHLGILPCSSLASSVDHFRRVTANSRRSYAALRRRLLINPHISKDESKFRDLVMDNPLSQNPESMWGRFFHKAELERMVDQDLSRLYPEHGSYFQAPGCQGVLRRVLLLWCIRHPNYGYRQGMHELLAPLLFVLQADLECLSEVRRLYQDYFTDNFDGLSFNESDLEKVSDNIQTDNVKVNDFKDLDPKIQTIISFSDAYGAEGELGIVLSEKFMEHDAYSMFDALMSGDGGAVAMASFFSHSPSPHNGLPPVIEASSALYHLLSIVDLSLYTHLVELGVEPQYFALRWLRVLFGREFALKCLLIVWDEIFALDNDRLSGSSDNESEVTFRVLNSSRGAFISALAVSMILHLRSSLLATENATSCLQKLLNFPEDVNLRKLLKKAKSLMNIASDAIKSIVEPIHGGGPSDPKKSRGRSLSSDFTAPGSPHRLVPESYWEEKWRVLNKETEQKEASLSKQVQNRLKGWSEKVKMRLSRTRSAGFLSKVARPPIMRNLVDDAVPLEKEKLVGRGVSEKRSCSSVDGGSEENSYIFSDLLNPHPRPINDNYLGKDNEGTRVASNSSSNGNDLSLIVASVSYSSSEEVASPLPVSVSPEAMSCTEVKNEMITENPVENLRDKTLVPGKFQWLWMFARNGPDDLLEKSGYISKPSRSSVTELDHKNVVPSSSTIDEFIKPEADDQNNMHIKPEADDQNNMYSLKTLAQSMIENVKVIEFVLLQETAQKEPVENFSENAMVALNELRKISNLISMM
- the LOC122595076 gene encoding TBC1 domain family member 5-like isoform X1; this translates as MSPSAPVEPTHNTMPESSSSGELSPGKGDTGGFGDLRGVQWRIHLGILPCSSLASSVDHFRRVTANSRRSYAALRRRLLINPHISKDESKFRDLVMDNPLSQNPESMWGRFFHKAELERMVDQDLSRLYPEHGSYFQAPGCQGVLRRVLLLWCIRHPNYGYRQGMHELLAPLLFVLQADLECLSEVRRLYQDYFTDNFDGLSFNESDLEKVSDNIQTDNVKVNDFKDLDPKIQTIISFSDAYGAEGELGIVLSEKFMEHDAYSMFDALMSGDGGAVAMASFFSHSPSPHNGLPPVIEASSALYHLLSIVDLSLYTHLVELGVEPQYFALRWLRVLFGREFALKCLLIVWDEIFALDNDRLSGSSDNESEVTFRVLNSSRGAFISALAVSMILHLRSSLLATENATSCLQKLLNFPEDVNLRKLLKKAKSLMNIASDAIKSIVEPIHGGGPSDPKKSRGRSLSSDFTAPGSPHRLVPESYWEEKWRVLNKETEQKEASLSKQVQNRLKGWSEKVKMRLSRTRSAGFLSKVARPPIMRNLVDDAVPLEKEKLVGRGVSEKRSCSSVDGGSEENSYIFSDLLNPHPRPINDNYLGKDNEGTRVASNSSSNGNDLSLIVASVSYSSSEEVASPLPVSVSPEAMSCTEVKNEMITENPVENLRDKTLVPGKFQWLWMFARNGPDDLLEKSGYISKPSRSSVTELDHKNVVPSSSTIDEFIKPEADDQNNMHIKPEADDQNNMHIKPEADDQNNMYSLKTLAQSMIENVKVIEFVLLQETAQKEPVENFSENAMVALNELRKISNLISMM